One segment of Lytechinus variegatus isolate NC3 chromosome 13, Lvar_3.0, whole genome shotgun sequence DNA contains the following:
- the LOC121425984 gene encoding protein TRACHEARY ELEMENT DIFFERENTIATION-RELATED 7A-like codes for MVKVCLIKEIDPVNGSNPLKRPSDLDNASTSSQSHSDTDPCETPLSSAPVTPATDHETSVSETDPSTKGFDQYKNADLQDPYIIPSNTLKPIATNSPPPHLPDPSSSPDDSSSLCLSDPDSSLTSPISQPPSPSPCHSDEFLPVSEIPPDIKIPQVPQHVDVPISSPLSTVPSSAISTPNMIMIDFEEGSHDFDACSAPCVTIPPSPPPPPHSTPPPPVPPSPNIATVTQLETVIDKAPALDTDPVDHGNDLESRSHVSTGNSKPLNTMVIPTNIKSVSSRDNVALDDLNFLLQASDIHTCHLSSFNFPDPLTSYGLHHGFTSLTLPHGPGPPLMTRC; via the exons ATGGTGAAGGTCTGT cTGATCAAGGAAATAGATCCTGTGAATGGGTCCAACCCTCTAAAAAGGCCCTCTGATTTAGACAACGCTTCCACCTCATCCCAGTCCCATTCTGACACTGACCCCTGTGAGACTCCCCTTTCATCTGCCCCAGTTACTCCTGCTACTGATCATGAAACCAGTGTTAGTGAAACTGACCCCAGCACCAAAGGCTTTGATCAGTATAAAAATGCTGACCTCCAGGATCCTTACATTATACCATCTAACACTTTGAAACCAATAGCCACCAATTCCCCTCCACCACATCTTCCTGATCCCTCATCATCTCCTGACGACTCTTCATCCCTGTGCCTATCAGATCCCGACTCCTCTCTGACATCCCCTATTTCTCAACCTCCTAGTCCTAGTCCATGTCATAGTGATGAATTTCTTCCTGTCTCTGAGATCCCTCCTGACATTAAAATTCCTCAGGTCCCTCAGCATGTAGATGTACCCATCTCATCTCCTCTTTCTACTGTTCCTTCCTCAGCCATTTCAACACCTAACATGATTATGATTGACTTCGAGGAAGGTAGTCATGATTTTGATGCATGTTCTGCTCCTTGTGTGACAATTCCtccttctccccctcctcctccccatTCTACACCTCCTCCTCCTGTACCACCTTCCCCCAACATTGCCACGGTAACGCAATTAGAGACTGTAATTGACAAAGCTCCAGCCTTGGATACCGATCCTGTTGATCATGGTAATGATCTTGAATCCCGATCTCATGTAAGCACTGGTAATTCCAAACCATTGAACACTATGGTCATCCCCACTAACATTAAGTCAGTATCTTCTCGGGACAATGTTGCCCTAGACGATCTTAACTTCTTGTTACAAGCAAGTGATATTCACACCTGCCATCTCTCCTCCTTCAATTTCCCTGATCCACTCACATCCTATGGTCTACACCATGGATTCACTTCCCTCACACTCCCTCATGGTCCTGGTCCTCCTCTTATGACACGTTGCTGA